From a region of the Suncus etruscus isolate mSunEtr1 chromosome 11, mSunEtr1.pri.cur, whole genome shotgun sequence genome:
- the PDE1B gene encoding dual specificity calcium/calmodulin-dependent 3',5'-cyclic nucleotide phosphodiesterase 1B isoform X1, producing MELSPRSPPEMLVEESDCPSPLELKSGPSKKMWIKLRSLLRYMVKQLENGEVNIEELKKNLEYTASLLEAVYIDETRQILDTEDELQELRSDAVPSEVRDWLASTFTQQARAKGRRAEEKPKFRSIVHAVQAGIFVERMFRRTYTSVGPTHSAAVLSCLKNLDRWCFDVFSLNRAAEDHALRTIVFELLTRHNLISRFKIPTVFLMSFLEALETGYGKYKNPYHNQIHAADVTQTVHCVLLRTGMVHCLSEIEVLAIIFAAAIHDYEHTGTTNSFHIQTKSECAILYNDRSVLENHHISSVFRIMQDDEMNIFINLTKDEFVELRALVIEMVLATDMSCHFQQVKTMKTALQQLERIDKSKALSLLLHAADISHPTKQWSVHSRWTKALMEEFFRQGDKEAELGLPFSPLCDRSSTLVAQSQIGFIDFIVEPTFSVLTDVAEKSVQPQADDDSKSKSQPSFQWRQASLDVEVGDPNPDMVRFRSTWTKYIQENKQKWKERAASGITNQMSIDELSPCEEEALPSPAEEEHNQNGNLD from the exons GTTGCGCTACATGGTGAAGCAGTTGGAGAATGGGGAGGTAAACATTGAGGAGCTGAAGAAAAACCTGGAGTACACAGCTTCCCTGCTGGAGGCTGTCTACATAGATGAAACACG GCAAATCTTGGACACGGAGGATGAGCTGCAGGAGCTGCGGTCAGATGCTGTGCCTTCAGAGGTGCGGGACTGGCTGGCTTCTACCTTCACTCAGCAGGCCCGAGCCAAAGGCCGGCGAGCAGAGGAGAAACCCAAATTTCGAAGTATTGTCCATGCAGTGCAGGCTGGGATCTTTGTGGAAAG GATGTTCCGAAGAACATACACCTCTGTGGGCCCCACTCATTCTGCTGCAGTCCTCAGCTGTCTCAAG AACCTGGACCGCTGGTGCTTCGATGTCTTCTCCCTGAACCGGGCTGCTGAGGACCACGCGCTGAGAACCATTGTGTTTGAGCTGCTGACTCGACACAACCTCATCAGCCGCTTTAAG ATTCCCACTGTGTTTCTGATGAGTTTCCTGGAAGCTTTGGAGACAGGCTATGGGAAGTACAAGAACCCTTACCACAACCAGATCCATGCAGCCGATGTCACCCAGACAGTGCATTGTGTCTTGCTTCGCACAGGAATGGTG cactgcctgtCAGAGATTGAGGTCCTGGCTATCATCTTTGCTGCAGCCATCCATGACTATGAGCACACGGGCACTACCAACAGCTTCCACATCCAGACCAA GTCCGAATGTGCCATCCTGTACAATGATCGCTCTGTGCTGGAGAATCACCATATCAGCTCTGTTTTCCGAATTATGCAGGATGATGAGATGAACATTTTCATCAACCTCACCAAGGATGAATTTGT AGAACTGCGAGCTCTGGTGATTGAGATGGTGTTGGCCACTGACATGTCCTGCCATTTCCAGCAAGTGAAAACCATGAAGACAGCCTTGCAGCAGCTGGAAAG GATTGACAAGTCCAAGGCTCTTTCTCTGCTGCTCCATGCTGCTGACATCAGCCACCCTACAAAGCAATGGTCTGTCCACAGCCGCTGGACCAAGGCCCTCATGGAGGAGTTCTTTCGTCAG GGTGACAAGGAGGCAGAGCTGGGCCTGCCCTTCTCGCCACTCTGCGATCGTTCCTCCACCCTGGTGGCACAGTCCCAGATTG GTTTTATTGACTTCATTGTGGAGCCCACATTTTCTGTGCTCACTGATGTGGCTGAGAAGAGTGTCCAGCCCCAGGCGGATGATGACTCCAAGTCTAAAAGTCAGCCCAG CTTCCAGTGGCGCCAAGCTTCTTTGGATGTGGAAGTGGGAGATCCGAACCCTGACATGGTTAGGTTTCGATCCACCTGGACCAAATACATTCAGGAGAACAAGCAGAAGTGGAAGGAACGGGCAGCAAGTG GCATCACCAACCAGATGTCCATCGACGAGCTGTCCCCATGTGAGGAAGAGGCGCTGCCCTCTCCTGCTGAAGAGGAGCACAACCAGAATGGAAATCTGGACTAA
- the PDE1B gene encoding dual specificity calcium/calmodulin-dependent 3',5'-cyclic nucleotide phosphodiesterase 1B isoform X2 translates to MANPVPVQRSHLQGPILRLRYMVKQLENGEVNIEELKKNLEYTASLLEAVYIDETRQILDTEDELQELRSDAVPSEVRDWLASTFTQQARAKGRRAEEKPKFRSIVHAVQAGIFVERMFRRTYTSVGPTHSAAVLSCLKNLDRWCFDVFSLNRAAEDHALRTIVFELLTRHNLISRFKIPTVFLMSFLEALETGYGKYKNPYHNQIHAADVTQTVHCVLLRTGMVHCLSEIEVLAIIFAAAIHDYEHTGTTNSFHIQTKSECAILYNDRSVLENHHISSVFRIMQDDEMNIFINLTKDEFVELRALVIEMVLATDMSCHFQQVKTMKTALQQLERIDKSKALSLLLHAADISHPTKQWSVHSRWTKALMEEFFRQGDKEAELGLPFSPLCDRSSTLVAQSQIGFIDFIVEPTFSVLTDVAEKSVQPQADDDSKSKSQPSFQWRQASLDVEVGDPNPDMVRFRSTWTKYIQENKQKWKERAASGITNQMSIDELSPCEEEALPSPAEEEHNQNGNLD, encoded by the exons ATGGCAAACCCTGTTCCTGTGCAGAGAAGCCATCTCCAGGGTCCCATCCTCAG GTTGCGCTACATGGTGAAGCAGTTGGAGAATGGGGAGGTAAACATTGAGGAGCTGAAGAAAAACCTGGAGTACACAGCTTCCCTGCTGGAGGCTGTCTACATAGATGAAACACG GCAAATCTTGGACACGGAGGATGAGCTGCAGGAGCTGCGGTCAGATGCTGTGCCTTCAGAGGTGCGGGACTGGCTGGCTTCTACCTTCACTCAGCAGGCCCGAGCCAAAGGCCGGCGAGCAGAGGAGAAACCCAAATTTCGAAGTATTGTCCATGCAGTGCAGGCTGGGATCTTTGTGGAAAG GATGTTCCGAAGAACATACACCTCTGTGGGCCCCACTCATTCTGCTGCAGTCCTCAGCTGTCTCAAG AACCTGGACCGCTGGTGCTTCGATGTCTTCTCCCTGAACCGGGCTGCTGAGGACCACGCGCTGAGAACCATTGTGTTTGAGCTGCTGACTCGACACAACCTCATCAGCCGCTTTAAG ATTCCCACTGTGTTTCTGATGAGTTTCCTGGAAGCTTTGGAGACAGGCTATGGGAAGTACAAGAACCCTTACCACAACCAGATCCATGCAGCCGATGTCACCCAGACAGTGCATTGTGTCTTGCTTCGCACAGGAATGGTG cactgcctgtCAGAGATTGAGGTCCTGGCTATCATCTTTGCTGCAGCCATCCATGACTATGAGCACACGGGCACTACCAACAGCTTCCACATCCAGACCAA GTCCGAATGTGCCATCCTGTACAATGATCGCTCTGTGCTGGAGAATCACCATATCAGCTCTGTTTTCCGAATTATGCAGGATGATGAGATGAACATTTTCATCAACCTCACCAAGGATGAATTTGT AGAACTGCGAGCTCTGGTGATTGAGATGGTGTTGGCCACTGACATGTCCTGCCATTTCCAGCAAGTGAAAACCATGAAGACAGCCTTGCAGCAGCTGGAAAG GATTGACAAGTCCAAGGCTCTTTCTCTGCTGCTCCATGCTGCTGACATCAGCCACCCTACAAAGCAATGGTCTGTCCACAGCCGCTGGACCAAGGCCCTCATGGAGGAGTTCTTTCGTCAG GGTGACAAGGAGGCAGAGCTGGGCCTGCCCTTCTCGCCACTCTGCGATCGTTCCTCCACCCTGGTGGCACAGTCCCAGATTG GTTTTATTGACTTCATTGTGGAGCCCACATTTTCTGTGCTCACTGATGTGGCTGAGAAGAGTGTCCAGCCCCAGGCGGATGATGACTCCAAGTCTAAAAGTCAGCCCAG CTTCCAGTGGCGCCAAGCTTCTTTGGATGTGGAAGTGGGAGATCCGAACCCTGACATGGTTAGGTTTCGATCCACCTGGACCAAATACATTCAGGAGAACAAGCAGAAGTGGAAGGAACGGGCAGCAAGTG GCATCACCAACCAGATGTCCATCGACGAGCTGTCCCCATGTGAGGAAGAGGCGCTGCCCTCTCCTGCTGAAGAGGAGCACAACCAGAATGGAAATCTGGACTAA